A genomic stretch from Natranaerobius trueperi includes:
- a CDS encoding YheC/YheD family protein: MDNKSIKVVINTIQKNTSNISVPSSIFNKLNSSLYVDLNVGTFKTKATCYKNNTEKDLVISKYIADKVGIIDKLETNLLIKNNQIYLGPVIGVFISSGRVRKAKKQHPHFRQLKMSKANRDVNSILYFFSIKDIDFSQQKIHGTYYSNKNHTFQVKEFPYPDVLYDRGGATLTSQQRKSQKIREEIDKIAKPLKINSKYFFDKWNVYNNLLSFKEMTPYLRKSILYKSPHDLLSMLNNFSGVYLKDILGHNSLGVANIRAEGNTFILKYRSKRLLIKSFNSFDNLIEEINNFFYGKEVMIQAGIDVLKVNGCNVDMRAEVQKNGQGNLEVGPYMVRIGRKNSHVTSTSSGAIVNQFDNFFRNELNFSVDYINNLKNRIEKFLIITFNSIEKLYGPFGEIGIDFALDKNLKIWFIECNAKPGKDTIYLACTDDKIQRSFANPLNYGKFLWENRGN, from the coding sequence ATGGACAATAAATCTATAAAAGTTGTTATTAATACTATCCAAAAAAACACCTCAAATATTAGTGTTCCTTCAAGCATATTTAACAAACTTAATTCCTCCCTCTATGTTGACTTAAATGTTGGGACTTTTAAAACTAAAGCTACCTGTTATAAAAATAACACCGAAAAAGATTTAGTCATTTCAAAGTATATAGCAGATAAAGTAGGTATTATTGATAAATTGGAAACGAACTTACTCATAAAAAATAATCAAATATACCTTGGACCTGTTATAGGTGTTTTTATAAGTAGTGGTCGAGTTCGTAAAGCAAAGAAACAGCATCCCCATTTTAGACAATTAAAAATGAGTAAAGCGAACCGAGATGTGAACAGTATTCTATATTTTTTTTCAATTAAGGATATTGATTTTTCACAACAAAAAATACATGGCACTTATTATAGTAATAAAAATCATACTTTTCAGGTTAAAGAGTTCCCTTATCCCGATGTACTGTATGATCGGGGTGGTGCAACACTTACATCTCAGCAGAGAAAGTCCCAAAAAATTAGGGAAGAAATTGATAAAATAGCCAAGCCGTTGAAGATAAACTCAAAATACTTTTTTGACAAGTGGAATGTTTACAATAACCTGTTATCTTTTAAAGAGATGACTCCTTATCTTAGAAAGTCAATTTTATATAAATCACCACATGACTTATTAAGTATGTTAAATAACTTTTCAGGTGTTTATTTAAAAGACATATTAGGACATAACAGCCTAGGTGTTGCCAATATAAGAGCAGAGGGTAACACCTTTATCTTAAAATATCGAAGTAAACGATTATTAATTAAAAGCTTTAATTCATTTGATAATTTGATAGAAGAAATAAATAATTTCTTTTATGGTAAGGAAGTAATGATTCAAGCAGGAATTGATGTTTTGAAAGTTAACGGCTGTAATGTAGATATGAGAGCAGAAGTTCAAAAAAATGGTCAAGGAAATCTTGAGGTAGGTCCTTATATGGTTCGAATAGGGAGAAAAAATAGTCATGTTACGAGCACGAGTTCGGGAGCTATTGTTAATCAGTTTGATAATTTCTTCAGAAATGAGTTAAACTTTTCTGTTGATTATATAAATAATTTAAAAAATAGGATCGAAAAATTTTTGATAATCACTTTTAACTCAATAGAAAAATTATATGGACCTTTTGGTGAAATAGGAATTGATTTTGCCCTAGATAAAAACTTAAAAATATGGTTTATAGAATGTAACGCTAAACCAGGAAAAGACACGATTTACCTAGCTTGTACTGATGATAAGATTCAAAGGTCTTTTGCTAACCCTTTGAATTATGGAAAGTTTTTATGGGAGAATAGGGGGAACTAG